Proteins from a single region of Amycolatopsis sp. CA-230715:
- a CDS encoding O-acetyl-ADP-ribose deacetylase — protein sequence MAAIELVKGDITRQDTDVVVNAANSSLLGGGGVDGAIHRKGGPEILAECRELRAGHYGKGLKTGHAVATTAGKLPAHWVVHTVGPVWSGSEDRSALLADCHRNSLLVAAELGAASVAFPAISTGIYRWPVRSAAEIALATVRETAEETPGIALIRFVLFDQATYDVFAEELAEK from the coding sequence ATGGCGGCCATCGAACTGGTCAAGGGCGACATCACGCGGCAGGACACCGACGTCGTGGTGAACGCCGCCAACTCGTCCCTGCTCGGCGGGGGCGGCGTCGACGGCGCCATCCACCGCAAAGGTGGCCCGGAGATCCTCGCCGAGTGCCGCGAGCTCCGCGCCGGGCATTACGGGAAGGGCCTGAAGACCGGCCACGCCGTGGCGACGACGGCGGGGAAGCTGCCCGCGCACTGGGTCGTGCACACCGTCGGCCCCGTGTGGTCCGGGTCCGAGGACCGGTCGGCGCTGTTGGCCGACTGCCACCGCAACTCCCTGCTGGTCGCCGCCGAACTCGGCGCCGCGAGCGTGGCGTTCCCGGCGATCTCGACCGGGATCTACCGGTGGCCGGTGCGCTCCGCCGCCGAGATCGCGCTCGCGACCGTCCGGGAAACCGCCGAGGAGACGCCGGGGATCGCGCTGATCCGGTTCGTGCTGTTCGACCAGGCCACCTACGACGTGTTCGCCGAAGAGCTGGCCGAGAAGTGA
- a CDS encoding RNA polymerase sigma-70 factor gives MTVEFEEYRPRLFGLAYRLTGSAHEAEDVVQDAFLRWDATDREVIGAPGPWLAKVVTNLCLNRFTSARARRERYVGPWLPEPVFTDGGALNPSDTVEERESVSLALLLLLERLTPVERAVFVLREAFGYGHGEVAEVLGVSQAYSRQLQRRAHDRLGGARRFRPGAAERRELVERFFAAARGGDLAALEGMLAADATWWTDGGGKVTAARRPVSGAARVARLLAGLFGKYGDLVDIAFAEVNGEQAVLGSIGDEVVGVLVFDVAGDRIAGLHAVANPDKLGHVREPLSRSAPLPGS, from the coding sequence GTGACGGTCGAGTTCGAGGAGTACCGGCCCCGGTTGTTCGGGCTCGCGTACCGCCTCACGGGGTCCGCGCACGAAGCCGAGGACGTCGTGCAGGACGCGTTCCTGCGCTGGGACGCCACGGACCGCGAGGTGATCGGTGCGCCGGGGCCGTGGCTGGCGAAGGTGGTCACCAACCTGTGCCTCAACCGGTTCACCTCGGCGCGCGCGAGGCGAGAGCGGTACGTCGGGCCGTGGCTGCCGGAGCCCGTCTTCACCGACGGCGGAGCGTTGAACCCGTCGGACACCGTCGAGGAGCGCGAGTCGGTTTCGCTCGCGTTGTTGCTTTTGCTGGAGCGGCTGACCCCGGTGGAACGCGCGGTGTTCGTGCTCAGGGAAGCCTTCGGCTACGGCCACGGCGAGGTCGCGGAAGTCCTCGGTGTCTCGCAGGCGTATTCACGTCAGTTGCAGCGACGCGCGCACGACCGGCTCGGCGGGGCGCGCAGGTTCCGGCCGGGCGCCGCCGAACGGCGGGAACTGGTCGAGCGGTTCTTCGCGGCGGCCCGCGGGGGCGACTTGGCGGCGCTCGAAGGAATGCTCGCGGCGGACGCGACGTGGTGGACCGACGGCGGCGGCAAGGTGACCGCGGCCAGGCGCCCGGTTTCGGGCGCGGCCAGGGTCGCGCGGTTGCTGGCCGGGTTGTTCGGCAAGTACGGCGATCTGGTCGACATCGCCTTCGCGGAGGTCAACGGCGAGCAGGCGGTACTGGGCAGCATCGGTGACGAGGTGGTCGGCGTGCTCGTGTTCGACGTGGCGGGGGACCGGATCGCGGGGCTGCACGCGGTGGCGAACCCGGACAAGCTCGGGCACGTCCGCGAACCGCTGTCACGTTCGGCGCCACTGCCCGGTTCTTGA
- a CDS encoding SDR family oxidoreductase — MTEPIVVTGGTGVLGREVVSRLLDRGARVRSVSRNPGAARPGLTHARADLRSGHGLDEAMAGAKTVVHCAGIMRGEVEASRNALRAAKSAEHFVYISIVGVDKIPLGYYRAKHEVEGMLEESGLGWTILRATQFHALVSRIADALAKSPLAPVPAGIRLQPVDAGEVADRLVALALDAPAGRVPDFGGPEVKSLCELVRGRLAATGRRRALIPVRFPGRISAAFRAGHNLAPDGARGEVTYEEFLRRG; from the coding sequence ATGACAGAACCGATTGTGGTCACCGGCGGTACCGGGGTGCTCGGGCGAGAGGTCGTTTCGCGGCTTCTCGACCGAGGCGCGCGAGTCCGGTCGGTGAGCAGGAATCCCGGCGCGGCACGGCCGGGGCTGACCCACGCGCGAGCCGATCTGCGGTCGGGGCACGGCCTCGACGAAGCGATGGCGGGGGCGAAAACCGTCGTGCACTGCGCCGGGATCATGCGCGGCGAGGTGGAGGCGAGCCGGAACGCCTTGCGGGCGGCGAAGTCCGCCGAGCACTTCGTGTACATCTCGATCGTCGGCGTCGACAAGATCCCGCTCGGCTACTACCGCGCGAAGCACGAGGTCGAAGGCATGCTCGAAGAGTCGGGGCTCGGGTGGACGATCCTGCGCGCGACCCAGTTCCACGCGCTGGTGTCCCGGATCGCCGACGCGCTGGCGAAGTCGCCGCTGGCGCCGGTGCCAGCCGGGATCCGGCTCCAGCCGGTCGACGCGGGTGAGGTCGCCGACCGGCTGGTGGCGCTGGCGCTGGACGCGCCGGCGGGACGGGTGCCCGATTTCGGCGGACCCGAGGTGAAGAGCCTGTGCGAGCTGGTGCGCGGGCGGCTGGCCGCCACCGGACGCCGCCGCGCGCTCATCCCGGTGCGGTTCCCCGGCCGGATCTCCGCGGCCTTCCGCGCCGGGCACAACCTCGCTCCGGACGGCGCGCGCGGCGAGGTCACCTACGAGGAGTTCCTCAGGCGCGGGTGA